The following nucleotide sequence is from Roseivirga sp. BDSF3-8.
TCCATACCTGGTTATCTTCCAGGGGTGGTAGCATTTTCTTCCGCCCTTTTGGTGTTAGCCTTTTTTTTATTCCGAAGGAAGATCAGAAAAACCAGCCTGTATATTAAGGTAAGAAGCCTTTTGTCCGGAGTGATAGAGGGCTTTGTCAGTATCCGAAAGGTAAAAAAGCCTCTCCACTTCTGGGGTAGTACTTTCATTATTTGGCTCATGTACTATCTCATGTCCTATGTAATTGTATTCACCATGCCCGAAACCAGTAGCCTGCCCGCCATTGCCGGGCTCAGCATACTAATGATGGGAGGGCTAGGTATGGCGGCCCCTGTACAAGGCGGCTTTGGGACTTACCACCTTATGGTTAGTGCAATACTGGTGATTTATGGCATAGGAAAGTCAGACGGTCTGTTTTTTGCTACCGTACTACATACTTCTCAAACGGTGGCTGTCATCCTTTTTGGAGGTATCTCTGCACTTACTGCCCTGTTTGTAAAAAGGCGATCAGCTCAAACCCCGCATAATGATGAAGACATACACCTCAGGGAAAATCTACAGCCTCAGCCAAGCAGCTAAACAGGTAAATAAATGGAAGGCATCCGGTGAAAAAGTGGTTTTTACCAATGGGTGTTTTGATATTATTCACCTTGGTCATGTGGAATACCTTGAAAAAGCTGCCCGCCAGGGGGACCGTCTCGTAGTTGGGGTTAATACAGACGCCTCCGTGAGCCGGCTTAAGGGCCCCTCACGCCCTATCACTGATGAGGTTAGCAGATCTCGCATTATCGCCTCTCTCGCTTTTGTGGATGCTGTGGTATTATTTTCCGATCCTACCCCTCTGGCACTCATAGAAGCCCTTATTCCTGATGTACTTATCAAAGGAAATGATTACTCAGTAGACAACATTGTAGGGGCAGATTTCGTAATGAAAATGGGTGGAAATGTCGCTACAATTAAACTCGTTAGCGGGTACTCCACTACCAACATCGTAAAAAAGATAAAAGAATCAGCACCTGATTAATCATGGGACTAATTGTTATAGGTATTATATTCTCAATCATAAGCTTTGCTGTAGGAGCCAAGCTTAGGAATAAGTTTAAAAAGTATTCACAAATTCCTCTCCGGTCGAATATGAGTGGCGCCGAGGCAGCCGCTCAGATGCTACGCGATAATGGGATATATGATGTAGAAATCATCTCCACACCCGGAGAGCTAACCGACCACTATAATCCGGGAAATAAAACGGTTAATCTCAGTGAAGCCGTTTACCATGGGCGTTCCGCTGCATCAGTAGCTGTTGCTACTCATGAGTGCGGGCATGCCGTGCAGCACGCTAAGGCATATGCCCCCCTTAAGTTGAGATCAGCCTTAGTACCGGTGCAAAGTGTGAGTGGCCGGATACTGAACTTTATAGTTATTGCTTCAATATTTGGCGGTGGGTTCTTTTTGAATGTCGGGTATCAACCGATCCTCTTGGTCGTTTTCGGCTGTTACTTGGTCATAACCCTCTTTTCATTAGTTACTCTTCCTGTAGAATTCGATGCCAGTAAGCGGGCACTTGCCTGGATTGACCGGCAAGGGGTGGTTTCAAGTCAGGAGCATAGTATGGCAAAAGATGCACTTAAATGGGCAGCCATGACGTATGTGGTAGCTGCTATAGGTGCATTTGCTCAGTTAGCCTATCTGGCCATGGCATTATTTGGTGGTAGGGATTAATTGAATTTTTTCTATATTTGCTCGCCGAAAAAAAGTTAATTCCGGTCTAATATATAATTATTTATACAAGCAATGATTTTCGAACTTACCGAAGAACATCTGGCGGTACAATCTGCCGCAAGGGAATTTGCTAAGAATGAGCTTCTTCCCGGCGTTATCGAAAGGGATGAAACACAAACTTTCCCTGCTGAGCAGATTAAAAAAATGGGTGAGCTGGGATTCATGGGAATGATGGTCGACCCTAAATACAACGGGGGTGGCATGGACACCATTTCCTATGTGCTGGCAATGGAGGAAATTTCTAAGGTAGATGCTTCTGCTTCTGTAGCAATGTCTGTAAATAACTCTTTGGTCTGCTGGGGCCTTGAGACATACGGTACAGAAGAGCAAAAAGAAAAATATCTGAAAAGACTGGCCACCGGTGAGATCATCGGCGCCTTCTGCCTTTCTGAACCCGAAGCTGGATCTGATGCTACCTCACAGCGGACTACTGCTGAAGATAAAGGTGATCACTATCTGCTTAATGGCACTAAGAACTGGATCACAAATGGAAACAGTGCGAGCGTATATCTTGTGATAGCTCACACCCATCCTGAAAAAGGACATAAAGGCATCAATGCCCTTATTGTTGAAAAAGGAATGGAAGGTTTTACTGTAGGTAAAAAAGAGAATAAGTTAGGTATTAGAGGCTCTGATACACATTCCCTTATGTTTACTGACGTAAAAGTTCCCAAAGAGAATCGTATCGGTGATGATGGCTTTGGTTTTACCTTCGCTATGAAGACACTTAACGGTGGTCGCATTGGTATTGCTTCTCAGGCCCTTGGTATTGCCAGCGGTGCTTACGAGCTTGCCTTGGAATATTCCAAAGAACGTAAAGCCTTTGGAAAGCCTATATCCAATCATCAGGGTATCCAGTTTAAACTCGCTGACATGGCTACCCAAATTGATGCTGCCCGTCTTTTATGTCTGAAAGCTGCTGCTCTCAAGGATGCCAAAAAAGACTATGCTAAGGCAAGTGCTATGGCTAAGCTTTTTGCTTCTAAGGTAGCAATGGATGTTACTGTGGAGGCTGTTCAGGTCCATGGCGGTTATGGCTTTGTGAAAGAATACCATGTAGAAAGACTTATGCGTGATGCCAAGATTACTCAGATTTACGAAGGTACTTCCGAAATTCAGAAAATTGTAATTAGCCGGGAACTGTTAAAATAAAAACCGCGTTAATAGAACTATTCGCAATTTTGTGAAGATAAAGTATAATTTCGTTTTGAATTTTTCGTATATTAATAATACAGCGATCCGGTAAGGGTCAGCACTTTTTAAGCGAGTTAATTTTGATGATTAATGGAAGATTACAATAAGATTATTGAGTCTATCGGGGTCAGGTTCATCAAGGCCAAGAATGTCCGGATTATACAGCCACATACCATCGAAAATTTCTACGACGTTGAGAATACCATCCTCATGCTAAACAAAGGAGAGCTGAGGTTTGGTAAAGAAAGCGAAGTAGTAAAGGAAGGCGAGATGTTGTTTATTCCCGGAGGTAAGTCCACCCCAATTACATACGGAAGTAACAACGCCGTCGTGCTGAGTAATGATGACTTTATCAATAATAAAGAAAATTATATTCAGCAGGTAGAAGAGGTTAACCCCGACTCCGAGTATGAAAGTTATAGTTATATCACTTTTGAAGCTAAGGTTTTCGATTCAGTAAACTTTTTTGCTTCTCTCGATATACCCCCTTTCATTATCAATGATAATTCTAAGATCAGCCAGCTATTGATTGATGTTTTAAAAGAAACCAATAGTGACCTGGCCGGCAAAGATCGGATTGTTAAGATCTGTGTGGATTATCTGGTAGTGGAGGTTATCAGGCATATATTGGTTAATAAGATGTTTGTAGAACAACTCGCTACCAATAGTACCTACTTTAAAGACCCCCGCCTTATTAATATCTTTGCTTATATCAAAGAGAATTTGGGTGGAGACCTCTCTAACAAAGTGCTGGCTAATGTGGCTAATGTATCTGAAGACTATGTGGGGCAGTATTTTAAAATGCTGACCGGAATTAATCCTCAGGATTACATTGAATATCAGCGAATGGAAAAAGCCGTAAACCTCTTGCGTACCTCTAAGAAGAGTATTCGCGAAATAGGTAAAGAAGTGGGCTATAAAGATACAGCATATTTCTGCCGTCGTTTCAAAATGATGTTTGGTATTCCTGCCGGCAAGATGCGCCGCAGAGAGTCCTTAATGAACGTTTAGTGTGCGATTGTGTGCATAAACAATATCACAAACCTCGGTCAGAAGTCCGGGGTTTTTTTCTACCCCGTTTCCAAGTACTAATAAATCAGCTCCTGCCTCAAGAGCATCCTTCGCTTTGTGCCCGTTATTTATTCCTCCTCCTACTATAAGGGGAGTATCTATAGATTTACCGACGGCGGATATCATCCGGGGGCTTACCGGGCGGTCAGCACCTGAGCCTGCATCTAGGTACATCAGCTTAAGCCCCAGCATTTCACCCGCCATAGCAGTACAGGCTGCCACAGACACCTTGTCATGAGGAATAGGCTGCGTATTACTCATATAGCTGACAGTGGTATGATTACCCGCATCTATAAGGATATAACCCGTACTCACCACCTCCAGCTTACTTTTTCTTAATATCGGAGCGGCCAATACATGCTGGCCTATAAGCAATTCAGGATTACGGCCAGATATGAGGCTTAAAAATAGTATTGCATCTGCCGACGGGTCCAGGTGCATATTACTACCAGGAAATAGTATTACCGGTAATTCTGAACTTTGCTTTAACAACTGAACCACCTGACTGAAATTACTGTCGGTGATCAAACTGCCACCCACGAAAAAGTAATCGACACGACTTTCCAATGCATGGTTTATTAGCCGTTGTAGCTGCACCATATCGTGGATCTTGTCCGGGTCAATTAGCAGTGCGACAGATTTTTTACCGGCCCTCTTATTAGCCCGTAGGCTTTCATAAAAATTCCCCTTCATCAAGGATTTCCAGTTTTTGGAGCAATTTTACAATTTCTTTTCTAAAAATAGCAATCAAAATAATTGCCGCCTGCTGTTTCAGAGCACGTGATAATTGCTTGTCTTTTTTAGGTTTTCCAAACAGGTTGAATGATTTTTTTCGCTTCTTTTTACTTTTGAAGTACCGAATAATAATCAGGGCCGTAGCTATTGTTCCCCCCGCTGCCAGTATAAGATTCATTAATTGACGTGAATCAAGTTCGGCATTTTCGTTTAAGCTTCTTATCTGCCTCCCTAGTTCTTCAACTTCCTGCATCAGATCCTGGGGTGAACGGCTGGTCTCCTGGCTTTCGGATGGGGCGGGTGAATTCTGGCTCATATTAAAAAATGATTAGTTACCTACAAGGTAGCTTTCCTGTAGCAAAAAGTAAACTTAAAACCCAGGCCAGCTTTTGTGATTAACTTTTGGCAGGCTCAATCTGTTGGCCGGGTTCTTCCAAAAGAACCTCTGTGGTGGGTAGATCAGAAGCTATTTCCATATCCTTATTAAGGTATATCAGAGCAAACGGCAGTAAAAAAAATATGATTATGATGTACATAAAACCGATAATCCGGTGGTTCATCGTAATACGGCCTAATGCGCTGGCTAGGCCCACAGGTATCCTGCGTAATACAGGAAAAGGCAGGAAAATAAGGACGCCAATTAGGTTGAAGAGTAAATGAACCAATGCAATGCTAACGGCCGCATCACTTTTAAAAAGAGCAGCTAGCAACGCCGTAATAGTAGTGCCAATGTTGGCTCCTAAAATAAATGAATAAGCTTTCCGTAGAGGGATTTTACCCGTAGCTACCAGGGGTACCATCAAGGATGTCGTAATGCTGCTGCTTTGCACGCCACCCGTAATCGCGGTTCCCCACCAAAAAGCCCTTGCCGGGCTCTGAAAAAAGTACTTGTTTAACCTGTCCCTGGAACCCCCGATTACTATTTTGCTGATGAGAGAGCTAAGAAGCTTGATACTACCAAATAGAAAAAGGAATGCGATAACAACTACCACTCCAGGTATTTGCACTAACTCCAGTATCCAGGCAGCAATAGCCTCAAGCTTGAAGAATGATAAGGAAAAAGCCTCTCCTTGATCAATATCTAACGTGATGAGAGAGGTAATATAGCGGCTAAGCCCGGACAGGAAATTATATTCATACTCAAGGGGGAACAGTATGGCAGTCGTAAAAATATTGAAAAAGTCATGTACAGTACCGGCACTTATAGCCTTACGGAACTCGTTTTTTTTAGTAATGAAACCCAGTGAGACCAAAGAACTCGTAAGGGTGGTGCCAATATTGGCCCCCATGATTATAGGGATAGCCTGAGAGAGCCCTAGTCCCCCGGATGCTACTACAGCCACGACCATAGATGTAGTGGTGGAACTGCTTTGTATGATCGCAGTAATCAACAAGCCGATAAAAAGCCCGATGAAAGGATTGGAGGTTGCAGCAATGATAGATTGCGCTGTTTCCCGACCTAAATGCCCAAAGGCCGTGGATATCAGTTCAATGGATAGGAGAAATAAAAATAGTGCGACTACAACCACGAGAATACGACCAAGCAGGCTGCCACCTCTCTGCTCCTCGTTATATTGTTCCCCGTTGTTAATAACCATGAGTTGATGCTAGAACCTGGATGTATTGTTTGCACTAAGTGAAAGAACCCTGGGGTTGCAAAAATAGCCTCAGCCAGGGTGCCGTGACAAGAGCGCAAATTTATTAAATGAACGAATCAGTAACTGGCAATGCGTGTAAAGCAATTGTTAATCTTTTAGATGGAGCCTAAAAGCGAAATTCTTTGAGATAGAAAGGTTAATTATTTGCCAACACAATCCAGTTTTAAGGCATTGTTACATTCTTTTTCATCAGTTAACAAATTATTAACATTGTATAAACTAAAGTATGCCTAGCTTTGCATTCTGACGATTTTGTCGATATGCGTCAAAACCGGCGAGCTACTAAAAAAACCATAGCTTAGGTAATGGCAGGAAAGGGTACAGCATCATTACATAGGAAGAAGGTTCGAAAAGTTGTTTATCAGTTTTTCGATCTTACTAAAAAGGAAAGCGTATTTATTACGATCATAGCATTTTTGCTATTTGTAGCAGGCTCGGTTACACCTTATCCGAATATTGCTATGTGGTTTGGTTTCGCTTTGGCAGGCTATTCCGCTATTGCTAATGATAGTATTCAGACGATAGGGACCTTTATTGCTTCTAATAGCGAAAGAAGATGGTACCACCTATGGCTGTATATAGGTGGTATTTTTGTGGTGACTGTTACTTATTCATGGTTTACATTCGATGGAGATGTAAGCTACCAGCGCCTTGCTACCAAAGGCTTTAGTGAAGCACCTGATACTTTTACCTTTCTTCAGCTTGCTGCCCCCCTTATACTATTGATCCTCACCAGGATGAGGATGCCTGTCTCTACGACCTTTCTTTTACTAAATGCCTTTTCTTCTGAAGCAGACGCCATATTTAAGGTCCTGAAGAAGAGTATGCTCGGCTATGTAGTGGCCTTTGTCGTAGCTATCATTGTCTGGCTTCTGGTAGCCCGTTTTGTTGACAAATACATGAAAGGTAAGCCTGCCAAATGGTGGATGCCTGTGCAGTGGCTTACCTCAGGCGCCTTATGGGCTGCATGGATCATGCAGGATGCAGCTAATATTGCCATATTTTTGCCTCGTAGTCTTTCCGGCTGGCAGTTTATTGGTTTTGCC
It contains:
- a CDS encoding lysylphosphatidylglycerol synthase transmembrane domain-containing protein, giving the protein MSVKSPLLRKAGQVAKYLISAGLGIGLLWYLFQKVDTDGFIDRVADLNYSWIVLSIVLSLLSHWARAYRWNLMLEPQGFRLKSYRSFLAVMSGYLGNLAVPRMGELFRCMVLKRTDDVPVTNSFGAVVAERVLDLLILIAIIGSVLLLEQDKIQTFITGYISENVSGVISSIPGYLPGVVAFSSALLVLAFFLFRRKIRKTSLYIKVRSLLSGVIEGFVSIRKVKKPLHFWGSTFIIWLMYYLMSYVIVFTMPETSSLPAIAGLSILMMGGLGMAAPVQGGFGTYHLMVSAILVIYGIGKSDGLFFATVLHTSQTVAVILFGGISALTALFVKRRSAQTPHNDEDIHLRENLQPQPSS
- the rfaE2 gene encoding D-glycero-beta-D-manno-heptose 1-phosphate adenylyltransferase, with amino-acid sequence MKTYTSGKIYSLSQAAKQVNKWKASGEKVVFTNGCFDIIHLGHVEYLEKAARQGDRLVVGVNTDASVSRLKGPSRPITDEVSRSRIIASLAFVDAVVLFSDPTPLALIEALIPDVLIKGNDYSVDNIVGADFVMKMGGNVATIKLVSGYSTTNIVKKIKESAPD
- a CDS encoding zinc metallopeptidase; translation: MGLIVIGIIFSIISFAVGAKLRNKFKKYSQIPLRSNMSGAEAAAQMLRDNGIYDVEIISTPGELTDHYNPGNKTVNLSEAVYHGRSAASVAVATHECGHAVQHAKAYAPLKLRSALVPVQSVSGRILNFIVIASIFGGGFFLNVGYQPILLVVFGCYLVITLFSLVTLPVEFDASKRALAWIDRQGVVSSQEHSMAKDALKWAAMTYVVAAIGAFAQLAYLAMALFGGRD
- a CDS encoding acyl-CoA dehydrogenase, with the protein product MIFELTEEHLAVQSAAREFAKNELLPGVIERDETQTFPAEQIKKMGELGFMGMMVDPKYNGGGMDTISYVLAMEEISKVDASASVAMSVNNSLVCWGLETYGTEEQKEKYLKRLATGEIIGAFCLSEPEAGSDATSQRTTAEDKGDHYLLNGTKNWITNGNSASVYLVIAHTHPEKGHKGINALIVEKGMEGFTVGKKENKLGIRGSDTHSLMFTDVKVPKENRIGDDGFGFTFAMKTLNGGRIGIASQALGIASGAYELALEYSKERKAFGKPISNHQGIQFKLADMATQIDAARLLCLKAAALKDAKKDYAKASAMAKLFASKVAMDVTVEAVQVHGGYGFVKEYHVERLMRDAKITQIYEGTSEIQKIVISRELLK
- a CDS encoding helix-turn-helix domain-containing protein; protein product: MEDYNKIIESIGVRFIKAKNVRIIQPHTIENFYDVENTILMLNKGELRFGKESEVVKEGEMLFIPGGKSTPITYGSNNAVVLSNDDFINNKENYIQQVEEVNPDSEYESYSYITFEAKVFDSVNFFASLDIPPFIINDNSKISQLLIDVLKETNSDLAGKDRIVKICVDYLVVEVIRHILVNKMFVEQLATNSTYFKDPRLINIFAYIKENLGGDLSNKVLANVANVSEDYVGQYFKMLTGINPQDYIEYQRMEKAVNLLRTSKKSIREIGKEVGYKDTAYFCRRFKMMFGIPAGKMRRRESLMNV
- a CDS encoding geranylgeranylglyceryl/heptaprenylglyceryl phosphate synthase; this translates as MKGNFYESLRANKRAGKKSVALLIDPDKIHDMVQLQRLINHALESRVDYFFVGGSLITDSNFSQVVQLLKQSSELPVILFPGSNMHLDPSADAILFLSLISGRNPELLIGQHVLAAPILRKSKLEVVSTGYILIDAGNHTTVSYMSNTQPIPHDKVSVAACTAMAGEMLGLKLMYLDAGSGADRPVSPRMISAVGKSIDTPLIVGGGINNGHKAKDALEAGADLLVLGNGVEKNPGLLTEVCDIVYAHNRTLNVH
- a CDS encoding Na/Pi symporter, with the translated sequence MVINNGEQYNEEQRGGSLLGRILVVVVALFLFLLSIELISTAFGHLGRETAQSIIAATSNPFIGLFIGLLITAIIQSSSTTTSMVVAVVASGGLGLSQAIPIIMGANIGTTLTSSLVSLGFITKKNEFRKAISAGTVHDFFNIFTTAILFPLEYEYNFLSGLSRYITSLITLDIDQGEAFSLSFFKLEAIAAWILELVQIPGVVVVIAFLFLFGSIKLLSSLISKIVIGGSRDRLNKYFFQSPARAFWWGTAITGGVQSSSITTSLMVPLVATGKIPLRKAYSFILGANIGTTITALLAALFKSDAAVSIALVHLLFNLIGVLIFLPFPVLRRIPVGLASALGRITMNHRIIGFMYIIIIFFLLPFALIYLNKDMEIASDLPTTEVLLEEPGQQIEPAKS